The DNA region TTTCGGAACCCGACACCGGCTCGGACGTCTCCTCCGTCTCCACGCGCGCCGAGAAGGACGGCGACGAGTGGGTCATCAACGGCAACAAGATGTGGATCACCAACGGCACGGTCGCCGACTTCCTGGTCGTCCTCACGAAGACGAACCCCGACGCCGAGGGCCGCTACAACGGCTTCAGCCAGTTCATCGTCGAGACCGACCGCGACGGCGTCTCGACCGAGAAGATCACCGGCAAACTCGGCATTCGCGCGTCGGACACCGCCGAAGTGATCCTGGACGACGTGCGCGTCCCCGAGGAGAACCTCGTCGGCACGAAAGACGCCGCCTTCCTCCAGCAGATGCAGTTCTTCGACGAGACCCGTACCGCCGTCGCGGCACAGGGCGTCGGCATCGCCAAAGGGGCCACCGAGGCCGCCCTCGAGTACGCCCAGGACCGCGAACAGTTCGGCAAGTCCATCTCTGAGTTCCAGGCCATCCAGCACAAACTCGCCGACATGGCGACCAAGACCGAGGCTGCCCGCAACCTGACCTACAAGGCCGCCTGGAACGTCGACCAGGGCGAAGACATCACCCAACTGGCGTCGATGGCCAAGGAGTACGCCTCCCGCGTCGCCGTCGACGTCGCCGACGAGGCCGTCCAGATCCACGGCGGCGCCGGCTACGTCAACGACTTCCCCGTCGAACGGCTCTACCGCGACGCGAAGATCACCCAGATCTACGAGGGCACGACGGAGATTCAGAAGAACATCATCGCCCGCGAGATGCTCGGGAAAGGGTTCTAGAGACCCACCTTTTGCACTGCGTTTTTAACGCGTCGACGCCAGCGTAGCTGGCGCACGACGCGCTGACACTCGGCAAAAGCTGGACCAAAAGCACTCCTCCTTCTGTTTCGTTCACTCCGTTCACTTCACCTGAGTCGTCGGCCCGCTTGCTCACTGC from Natronosalvus rutilus includes:
- a CDS encoding acyl-CoA dehydrogenase family protein, giving the protein MDFGLTDEQQQIREEVKRFAENEIKPVATEYDVEEKYPHDIVEKAAEMGLTGAYIPMEYGGAGYSILDTAIITEELFAVDPGIALSIVATSFGCEAIMNFGTEAQKEEYLEPVALGEAVSGAAISEPDTGSDVSSVSTRAEKDGDEWVINGNKMWITNGTVADFLVVLTKTNPDAEGRYNGFSQFIVETDRDGVSTEKITGKLGIRASDTAEVILDDVRVPEENLVGTKDAAFLQQMQFFDETRTAVAAQGVGIAKGATEAALEYAQDREQFGKSISEFQAIQHKLADMATKTEAARNLTYKAAWNVDQGEDITQLASMAKEYASRVAVDVADEAVQIHGGAGYVNDFPVERLYRDAKITQIYEGTTEIQKNIIAREMLGKGF